The following coding sequences are from one Gemmatimonadota bacterium window:
- a CDS encoding FliA/WhiG family RNA polymerase sigma factor: MTTPSEYLWQRWRDEHDASARAELLSQHLGLVHHVVRQIAARVGDAVAYDDLIGAGTLGLVQAFEGFDATKGAAFSTYATTRIRGAVLDELRAADWRPRSVRTRVRELHAAADALARTLGRPATPDEVATALQIDVPTYWRWHADGETTTMIPIDAPVPSSERGNVTLGEMIPDADGPAPDAPLEEEESKRVLREAIAGLPEQQRTVLTLCYFEELTLRQIAEVLHVTESRISQVRTAALKRLRDLLTADGFAL; encoded by the coding sequence ATGACCACGCCCAGCGAGTACCTCTGGCAACGCTGGCGTGACGAGCACGATGCATCGGCGCGCGCGGAGCTGTTGTCACAGCATCTCGGGCTCGTGCATCACGTGGTCCGGCAGATCGCGGCCCGGGTCGGTGACGCGGTGGCGTACGACGATCTGATCGGGGCGGGCACGCTCGGGTTGGTGCAGGCCTTCGAAGGCTTCGATGCCACCAAGGGTGCGGCCTTCAGCACCTATGCCACCACGCGGATCCGCGGCGCGGTCCTCGACGAACTTCGCGCCGCCGACTGGCGTCCGCGCTCGGTGCGCACTCGGGTGCGCGAGCTGCACGCTGCCGCGGACGCACTCGCGCGCACGCTCGGGCGCCCGGCGACGCCCGACGAGGTCGCGACGGCGCTGCAGATCGATGTCCCGACCTACTGGCGCTGGCATGCCGATGGCGAGACCACCACGATGATCCCGATCGACGCGCCGGTTCCCTCGAGCGAGCGCGGCAACGTCACGCTCGGGGAGATGATCCCCGACGCCGATGGGCCGGCTCCCGATGCGCCGCTGGAGGAAGAGGAGTCGAAGCGTGTCCTCCGCGAGGCGATCGCCGGGCTCCCCGAACAGCAGCGCACCGTGCTGACGCTCTGCTACTTCGAGGAACTCACGCTGCGGCAGATCGCCGAGGTGCTCCACGTCACCGAATCGCGGATCTCGCAGGTGCGGACGGCCGCGCTCAAGCGGCTCCGCGACCTGCTCACCGCCGACGGATTCGCGCTATGA
- a CDS encoding AAA family ATPase, which produces MNDQAAALREARRDPIRFPLPAGGGDAPAVVVGSGKGGVGKSIAAVSFAASLAEAGHRVLLVDGDQNLGNLHVLLGVRPTLTPEALLHESLAPSDIVLPVAERLFLMPADSGTDAVQRLGPTDRARLQRRVSGIYADYDAVIVDAAAGLDSALRCVALHATRLVVMTMPEATALTDAYALIKVVHGQLPRLPVDIVVNRLHEPHEGEMAFDKLRAAAARFLGRPIEYLGGVPEDREMRALAADPARLLRPSQGTAAQRAFAGLATQLMSRAAMSAA; this is translated from the coding sequence ATGAACGATCAGGCCGCCGCCCTGCGCGAAGCGCGCCGCGATCCGATCCGCTTCCCGCTCCCTGCGGGCGGGGGCGACGCGCCCGCGGTGGTCGTGGGCAGCGGCAAGGGCGGCGTCGGCAAGTCGATCGCTGCGGTTTCCTTTGCCGCGTCGCTCGCCGAGGCGGGGCACCGCGTGCTGCTGGTGGATGGCGACCAGAACCTTGGCAACCTCCACGTCCTGCTCGGTGTGCGCCCCACGCTGACACCCGAGGCGCTCCTGCATGAGTCGCTCGCGCCCTCGGACATTGTCCTCCCGGTGGCCGAGCGCCTCTTCCTGATGCCCGCCGATTCGGGCACCGACGCCGTGCAGCGCCTCGGCCCGACCGATCGGGCGCGACTCCAGCGGCGGGTGAGCGGGATCTACGCCGACTACGATGCCGTCATCGTCGACGCCGCGGCGGGACTCGACAGTGCGCTGCGCTGTGTCGCACTTCACGCGACGCGCCTCGTGGTGATGACGATGCCGGAAGCGACGGCCCTGACCGACGCGTATGCGTTGATCAAGGTGGTGCACGGGCAGTTGCCGCGATTGCCGGTCGATATCGTGGTGAACCGCCTGCACGAACCGCACGAAGGAGAAATGGCGTTCGACAAGCTGCGTGCCGCCGCGGCCCGCTTCCTCGGCCGCCCGATCGAGTACCTCGGCGGCGTCCCGGAAGATCGGGAGATGCGCGCCCTGGCCGCCGATCCGGCGCGGCTCCTCCGCCCGAGTCAGGGGACGGCCGCCCAGCGCGCCTTCGCCGGCCTGGCGACACAGCTGATGTCGCGTGCCGCGATGTCGGCGGCCTGA
- the flhA gene encoding flagellar biosynthesis protein FlhA: MLIVALLIVPLPPILLDGLLALSIALSVLVLLVTLGTRDPIDFSGFPSLLLLLTLFRLGLNVSTTRLILADGYAGEVINAFGNFLIGGNVVVGLVIFLILVVINFMVITKGSGRIAEVAARFTLDAMPGKQMAIDADLGAGLIDEAEARRRRTDVARYADFYGAMDGAAKFVRGDAVAGLIITAINLVGGFAIGMMQQGLSASDAITRYSGLSIGDGLVSQIPALIVSTSAGIITTYGASSPGVGQALGGQLTRNPRALGMSAGVLVLLAILPGLPALPFLALAGAAGAMAWAGRRPSSVMAPVSTTPSATVASAVPGTAQMRELLQVEPIEVELGYALIPLVDEAQQGDLLPRIGLLRRQLATELGIIVPPARIRDNIQLSPTEYAIRLRGVRVAGGEIMPRYLLALDAGGRGLPLDGIRTTDPTFGIPALWITPERRIEAEASGYSVVEAPTVLATHLMETIRRHAGDILSRQDVRELVDGLRETHPALVDDLIPAKLPLGALHRVLQRLLREGLPVRDLVTILETLSDAADQSKDPEVLTEHVRRALANVVAQLFADPDGTVRGITIGPRLESALMMLFAPRATRDGQTLEPDQLTGLLRALNELATTARRDGRSRPLITPPALRVGIRRLVEPILPDLPVVSLGELPPQMPVQSLAMWELTRAT; encoded by the coding sequence ATGCTCATCGTGGCACTGCTCATCGTGCCGCTGCCCCCGATCCTGCTGGATGGGCTGCTCGCGCTGAGCATTGCCCTCTCGGTGCTGGTGCTGCTCGTGACGCTCGGCACCCGCGATCCGATCGACTTCAGCGGCTTCCCGTCACTGCTGCTCCTGTTGACGCTCTTCCGCCTTGGTTTGAACGTCAGCACGACGCGACTGATCCTGGCGGACGGGTACGCCGGCGAGGTGATCAACGCCTTCGGCAACTTCCTGATCGGCGGCAACGTCGTCGTCGGCCTGGTGATCTTCCTGATTCTCGTGGTGATCAACTTCATGGTGATCACCAAGGGCTCTGGGCGCATCGCGGAAGTCGCGGCGCGCTTCACCCTCGACGCGATGCCCGGCAAGCAGATGGCGATCGACGCCGACCTCGGTGCCGGCCTGATCGACGAGGCCGAGGCGCGGCGGCGCCGCACCGACGTGGCACGGTATGCCGACTTCTATGGCGCGATGGACGGTGCGGCGAAGTTCGTCCGCGGCGACGCCGTGGCCGGGCTCATCATCACGGCGATCAACCTCGTTGGCGGCTTCGCGATCGGGATGATGCAGCAGGGGCTCAGTGCCAGCGACGCGATCACCCGCTACAGCGGGCTGTCGATCGGCGACGGCCTCGTTTCCCAGATTCCGGCGCTGATCGTCAGCACGTCGGCCGGCATCATCACGACCTATGGCGCCTCCTCGCCTGGTGTCGGTCAGGCGCTCGGCGGCCAGCTGACGCGCAACCCGCGCGCGCTGGGCATGTCGGCCGGGGTCCTGGTGTTGCTGGCGATCTTGCCCGGCCTGCCGGCGCTGCCGTTCCTGGCCCTGGCCGGGGCGGCGGGCGCGATGGCGTGGGCTGGCCGTCGCCCGTCGAGCGTGATGGCGCCGGTGAGCACCACGCCAAGCGCGACGGTCGCGTCGGCTGTGCCGGGGACGGCACAGATGCGTGAACTGCTCCAGGTCGAGCCGATCGAGGTCGAACTCGGCTACGCCCTCATCCCGCTCGTGGATGAGGCGCAACAGGGCGACCTCCTGCCGCGGATCGGACTGCTCCGTCGGCAGCTCGCCACCGAACTCGGCATCATCGTCCCGCCGGCACGCATTCGCGACAACATCCAGCTCTCGCCGACCGAGTATGCCATCCGGTTGCGCGGCGTGCGGGTCGCCGGCGGCGAGATCATGCCGCGTTACCTGCTGGCGCTTGACGCTGGCGGTCGCGGGCTGCCGCTCGACGGCATTCGCACCACCGATCCGACCTTCGGCATTCCGGCGCTCTGGATCACGCCCGAGCGGCGCATCGAGGCGGAGGCGAGTGGCTACAGCGTGGTCGAGGCCCCGACCGTGCTGGCCACGCACCTGATGGAGACGATTCGGCGTCACGCCGGCGACATTCTTTCGCGTCAGGATGTCCGCGAGCTCGTCGACGGCCTGCGCGAAACGCACCCCGCGCTCGTGGACGACCTCATCCCCGCGAAGCTGCCGCTTGGTGCGCTGCACCGCGTGCTGCAGCGCCTGCTGCGCGAGGGACTGCCGGTTCGCGACCTCGTCACCATTCTCGAGACGCTCTCCGACGCCGCCGACCAGAGCAAGGATCCGGAAGTGCTCACCGAGCATGTGCGGCGGGCGCTCGCGAACGTGGTCGCCCAACTCTTCGCCGATCCGGACGGCACCGTGCGCGGCATCACCATCGGCCCGCGACTGGAGTCGGCGTTGATGATGCTCTTCGCCCCTCGGGCCACGCGCGATGGCCAAACGCTCGAGCCCGACCAGTTGACCGGTCTGTTGCGTGCCCTGAATGAGCTGGCCACGACCGCGCGCCGCGACGGCCGCTCGAGGCCGCTGATTACCCCGCCTGCGCTCCGCGTGGGCATCCGTCGCCTGGTTGAACCGATTCTGCCCGACCTCCCGGTGGTCTCGCTCGGCGAATTGCCGCCGCAGATGCCGGTCCAGAGTCTCGCGATGTGGGAGCTGACCCGTGCCACTTGA
- a CDS encoding EscU/YscU/HrcU family type III secretion system export apparatus switch protein, with translation MLRRTVTALSGPEMTEAGAAALLRGLTETTLTALLPFLAAVVVPVLVVNVIQARGVLSFTPITPQLSRISPIAGLGRLLSVQSLFALGKAMVKLGVIGWVTWVALSRAWPELTGLVGATAPAVLATTRSVTIRLVLFAVGAFAAVAVVDYLFEVWRHQKGLRMTRREIFDEMRESEGDPMLRSRRRSLAQSFARRRMLQQVKQADVVIVNPTEIAIAIRYDGRKSIAPVVVAMGQRKLAERIRAIAREAGVPIVRNVPVARALLAGARVGQPIPPALYAAVAEVLAFVYRVRGRLPQHLAEVRGR, from the coding sequence GTGCTCCGTCGGACCGTGACCGCGTTGTCGGGGCCGGAGATGACGGAGGCAGGGGCGGCGGCACTGTTGCGGGGCCTGACCGAGACGACGCTCACGGCGTTGCTGCCGTTCCTCGCGGCCGTGGTCGTCCCGGTGCTGGTCGTCAACGTGATCCAGGCGCGCGGCGTCCTCTCGTTCACGCCGATCACGCCGCAGCTCTCGCGCATCTCGCCGATCGCCGGCCTCGGCCGACTCCTCTCGGTGCAATCGCTCTTCGCCCTCGGCAAGGCCATGGTGAAGCTCGGCGTCATCGGTTGGGTGACGTGGGTGGCACTCTCGCGCGCCTGGCCCGAGCTGACCGGGCTCGTTGGTGCGACCGCGCCCGCGGTGCTGGCCACGACACGATCGGTCACCATCCGACTCGTGCTCTTTGCCGTCGGTGCCTTCGCTGCCGTCGCCGTGGTTGACTACCTGTTCGAGGTCTGGCGCCACCAGAAGGGGCTGCGGATGACGCGCCGCGAGATCTTCGACGAAATGCGCGAGAGCGAGGGCGACCCGATGTTGCGGAGCCGCCGCCGCTCCCTGGCGCAGAGCTTTGCGCGCCGCCGGATGCTGCAGCAGGTCAAGCAGGCCGACGTGGTGATCGTCAACCCGACCGAGATCGCCATCGCGATCCGCTACGACGGGCGCAAGTCGATTGCCCCGGTGGTGGTGGCGATGGGGCAGCGCAAGCTCGCCGAACGGATCCGTGCGATCGCCCGCGAGGCCGGCGTGCCGATCGTGCGCAACGTCCCGGTCGCCCGCGCCCTTCTTGCCGGGGCGCGCGTTGGCCAGCCGATTCCCCCGGCGCTCTACGCCGCCGTCGCCGAGGTGCTCGCGTTCGTCTACCGTGTGCGCGGACGCCTGCCGCAGCACCTGGCTGAGGTGCGCGGCCGGTGA
- a CDS encoding flagellar biosynthetic protein FliR, which yields MNSLNLVDALQPINWPNFAFVSARVAGLMTVAPLWAMTVVPARLRGSIAVVLSLALLPLVPPVEWPIDGPSLVVPLVAELLLGLAIGLAAACFLYGVAVAAEVISLQMGLSLGAAIGGMNNIGSPGIGQLEGQFVLAVYVAVGGHLTLLTGLARSLLVIPPGSAIDVAEGGRYMVVLAGGVFSTAVQVAAPMMVALLVTNLALAVVNRAVPQLNTMMVAVPVTVAVGLIALGATLPLATGFVTGWANDLGRSTDAVVQSFVPAWPEPWPNTMPSKRVNSPPSAGLNRRWTKDASRRARSFPRRSSSCRVPLRSPRLAGARWVRGPSVCSVGP from the coding sequence ATGAACTCGCTGAACCTGGTCGACGCGCTCCAGCCGATCAACTGGCCCAACTTCGCCTTCGTCAGCGCGCGCGTCGCCGGCTTGATGACGGTCGCCCCGCTCTGGGCGATGACGGTGGTGCCGGCGCGGTTGCGCGGGTCGATTGCGGTGGTGTTGTCGCTGGCGCTCCTGCCGCTCGTGCCGCCGGTGGAGTGGCCGATCGACGGGCCGTCGCTGGTCGTGCCGCTGGTGGCGGAGTTGCTGCTGGGGCTGGCGATCGGCCTGGCCGCGGCCTGCTTCCTCTATGGCGTGGCGGTGGCCGCGGAAGTCATCTCGCTGCAGATGGGGTTGTCGCTCGGCGCTGCCATCGGCGGAATGAACAACATCGGCTCTCCCGGGATCGGGCAGCTGGAGGGGCAGTTCGTGCTCGCGGTCTATGTCGCGGTCGGCGGGCATCTCACGCTGCTCACCGGGCTCGCGCGGTCGCTGCTGGTGATCCCACCCGGCTCGGCGATCGATGTGGCCGAGGGTGGCCGCTACATGGTCGTGCTGGCGGGCGGCGTCTTCTCCACCGCGGTGCAGGTGGCGGCGCCGATGATGGTCGCGCTGCTGGTGACCAACCTCGCGCTCGCCGTGGTGAATCGGGCGGTCCCGCAGCTCAACACCATGATGGTGGCGGTGCCGGTGACGGTCGCCGTCGGCTTGATCGCGCTGGGCGCGACGCTGCCGTTGGCAACCGGCTTTGTCACCGGCTGGGCCAATGACCTCGGGCGAAGCACCGATGCCGTGGTGCAATCCTTCGTGCCGGCGTGGCCCGAGCCATGGCCGAATACCATGCCCAGCAAAAGAGTGAACTCCCCACCCAGCGCCGGCTTGAACAGGCGATGGACGAAGGACGCGTCCCGAAGAGCCAGGAGCTTTCCGCGGCGATCGTCCTCCTGTCGGGTGCCACTGCGCTCGCCGCGTTTGGCGGGAGCGCGCTGGGTGAGGGGTCCTTCAGTGTGCTCCGTCGGACCGTGA
- a CDS encoding flagellar biosynthetic protein FliQ produces the protein MTPLIAADLLQRSLTVVLTVGGPLLLAALIVGVVISLMQAVTQVQEQSLTFIPKLVVVAVVFVAALPWMLRAMVEFTVGMLQSLPQAAR, from the coding sequence ATGACCCCGCTGATTGCCGCCGACCTGCTGCAGCGCTCGCTCACGGTGGTGCTCACCGTGGGCGGTCCGCTGTTGCTGGCCGCGCTGATCGTCGGCGTCGTGATCTCGCTGATGCAGGCGGTGACGCAGGTGCAGGAACAGAGCCTCACCTTCATTCCGAAGCTGGTGGTCGTCGCCGTCGTGTTCGTCGCGGCGCTCCCCTGGATGCTCCGGGCGATGGTCGAGTTCACCGTCGGCATGCTGCAGTCGTTGCCCCAGGCCGCGCGATGA
- the fliP gene encoding flagellar type III secretion system pore protein FliP (The bacterial flagellar biogenesis protein FliP forms a type III secretion system (T3SS)-type pore required for flagellar assembly.): MYSALAALLITAGVMVLALKLLGRLQGVAPRGEQSGTLQVLDRIATGPRQGVVLLRAADRVLIVGVGDGHTLLGELGPEASEALLARRDRAAAARTDGSPWRAALSRVGLVAALVLLPAMASAQTITVPQPAATGRSAATGIKAPTVKAPTPPTMDVRVGDGSEQLRLTGAVGVVVLMGALTLLPAVFMLMTGFTRILIVLSFLRSALGTQGAPPTQLLVAIAIILTGVVMQPTLTEANRDALQPYLRGEIGQVQAYEAAIVPMRRFMLANTRDKDLGVFAELSAVPDSVAVEDLPTATVMSAFVTSELRTAFQMGFIIFLPFLVIDLIVASVLMSMGMFMLPPVLVSLPFKLLLFVLADGWTLVMQNLVASFRPG; encoded by the coding sequence CAAGCTGCTGGGCCGCCTGCAAGGGGTCGCGCCGCGCGGCGAACAGAGCGGTACGCTGCAGGTGCTCGACCGCATTGCGACCGGGCCGCGTCAGGGTGTCGTGCTCCTCCGTGCGGCCGATCGCGTGCTGATTGTTGGCGTGGGCGACGGCCACACGTTGCTGGGCGAGCTGGGCCCCGAGGCCTCGGAGGCGTTGCTGGCGCGGCGCGATCGGGCTGCAGCGGCCCGCACCGACGGCTCGCCGTGGCGGGCCGCGCTGTCGCGCGTCGGGCTGGTCGCGGCGCTGGTCCTGCTCCCTGCGATGGCATCGGCCCAGACGATCACGGTGCCGCAGCCGGCCGCCACGGGACGTTCCGCGGCGACGGGGATCAAGGCACCCACCGTGAAGGCGCCGACCCCGCCGACGATGGACGTGCGGGTGGGCGACGGGAGCGAGCAGTTGCGGCTCACCGGTGCCGTCGGCGTGGTCGTGCTGATGGGCGCACTCACGCTGCTCCCCGCCGTCTTCATGCTGATGACGGGCTTCACCCGCATCCTGATCGTGCTCTCGTTCCTGCGGTCCGCGCTGGGCACGCAGGGGGCGCCACCCACGCAGCTGCTGGTGGCGATCGCGATCATCCTCACCGGCGTCGTGATGCAGCCGACGCTGACCGAGGCGAACCGCGATGCCCTGCAACCCTATCTCCGCGGCGAAATCGGGCAGGTCCAGGCCTACGAGGCGGCGATCGTCCCGATGCGCCGCTTCATGCTCGCCAACACGCGCGACAAGGATCTCGGCGTCTTCGCCGAGTTGAGCGCGGTGCCCGATTCGGTGGCCGTGGAAGACTTGCCGACCGCCACGGTGATGTCGGCTTTCGTGACCAGCGAGCTGCGCACCGCCTTCCAGATGGGCTTCATCATCTTCCTCCCCTTCCTCGTCATCGACCTGATCGTCGCGTCGGTGCTGATGAGCATGGGGATGTTCATGTTGCCGCCCGTCCTCGTCTCGCTGCCGTTCAAGCTGTTGCTGTTCGTGCTCGCCGATGGCTGGACGCTGGTCATGCAGAACCTCGTCGCCTCGTTCCGGCCAGGCTGA